One part of the Desulfonema ishimotonii genome encodes these proteins:
- a CDS encoding DUF6951 family protein, translating to MTSLEIDSGICGFSTVVRVSATPGESAAVEIESKCKQIANLAAQLHTVDGTDLFKKTINRNPVYEKAGACGLHAGCPVPCGIIKAVEAELGFALKKGASIAFQA from the coding sequence ATGACAAGTCTCGAAATTGATTCGGGAATTTGCGGATTTTCCACGGTCGTCCGCGTCTCGGCGACGCCGGGGGAAAGCGCGGCTGTTGAAATCGAAAGCAAATGCAAACAGATTGCAAATCTGGCAGCGCAGCTGCACACCGTGGACGGAACGGACCTTTTCAAAAAAACGATCAATCGGAATCCGGTATATGAAAAGGCCGGGGCCTGCGGATTGCATGCCGGATGCCCGGTGCCGTGCGGCATCATAAAGGCCGTTGAAGCGGAGCTGGGATTTGCCCTGAAAAAAGGGGCTTCAATCGCTTTTCAGGCGTGA